The segment TGGCTGCACACCGCTTATCCGTGCCGCGCGTGACGCGTGGCGGCCAGCAGATCGAGCACGTCCTCGTCGAGCGACCACGAATGGACGTCTTCGAGCAACGTGTGAGTCACGGTCTCAACCTGCTGTAGAACACCTGGCGCCTGTTCGCCAAGTCGCGCGAGCGTCTGCTCGACCTTCGGCGAATCAAGCAGTTTCTCGGCGGCCGAGGCCAGCTTCTCCAGCGTTTGCTTCGCGGATGTTCCGCTGGCAGGGAGGCTCGACAGGTACGATGCCAGGCGCTGCTCCAGCGCCGCGACATGAAACGTCGGACCCGGGACAAGCGAAGACGTTACGACGGATGGCGGTACGGAATCATTCGCGCCGGAGGACGGCGGAGCCGTGGAGAGCGTGGGTGCGAGCGCGGTGTTCGCCGCAACCGCGGCGCCGACGACGGCATTGCTCGCCGATGCATTGGCTTCGCCACTTGCCGCCGGCAACGCCGCCGCGGTCGAGGCCGCGACCGCCGTTTGCGCGTCGGCCGTGGCAAGCGCCGGTTGGGCGGGCAGCGCCGCCAGCCATTGCGACGACACTGTCGCCAGGTCCTGGCTGTTCGTGATCCCGTCGCCGTTGAGATCGGCCGGCGAGTTCGCGCTCAGCCAGGTGGACGAAATCAACGCCAGGTCTTGGGAGTTGACGATGCCATCCTGGTTGGCGTCGCCGGGCAGGACGTTGAATGCAAAGTTGAAATCGCCGCCGGGCGCGCCGTTACCTGAAGGAAACGCGGACGTGCCGCTCGTCCATTCGCCGTCCAAGGGAACCCCGCCGGTGCTGGTCACGGCCGCGGCGCCCGTGGCGTGCAGGTCGATCGTGACGCGGTCGCTGGGGATCGGATGGGCCAAAGTCCAGGTGGCCGTGAAGGTGCCCGGATTGTAGCTGAATCCGCTGGTCGCATAGGCACCGGCTGCGCCCGACAGATCGAGACTCGCCTGCGAGACGGTGACCGCTTCGGTGAAGACGATCTGAATCTGATTGATGGTGGACCAGGGAAGCGATTTAAGTTCCGCCGCTCCGGTCGGAATGCTATAGCCGCTGCCGTTGCCATGTCCGGCGAGCTGCAAGTTGTTGAGAAAACTACCGGCCCACGTGGTACCGTCGACCAGCACGTTCGCGACCTGCGGCGCTGGCTGCACATCGATCGGAAGAGTGGACGTCGAGCCGAGGCCGGCGATCGTGGCATTCAGCGTGTAACCGGCGCCTGGCTTGGAAAGCGACAGACCGGTAAAGGTAGCGACGCCGTTGACGGCCGTCACCGACAGCGTGCCTGAGAGCGTGGCGCCACCCGGATTGTTGCCAAGCGCGAGGATCACCTGCCCGGTGAAAGTAGGATCGACGTCGTTATTGGCGTCGACCGCGTCGACCTCGATCGTGAAGGGAGCGTTGGGCGCGATCGCCCCCGACGGTTGCACGACGACGGCCGTGTGCGTGGCGGGTTGCGATGTGGTGACGCTGCCGCCGATGCTGTAGAAGCCGGTGCCGGCGGTCTTGCCGACGGGGCCGTCGATGCCCAATCCGCTGCGTGGTCCGTCTGGCCCATCCTCGCCTTCGGTACCTTCCTCGCCGTCTTGACCATCGTTGCCGGGCCCTGTGTCACCGTCGGCGCCCTTGCCTCCCAGACCCCCTTGGCCGGCCTCTCCCGCCTCGCCGCCCGAGCCCCCCATGCCGAACGGCGCGCCGGCGCCACCGAGTCCGGCCTGTAAGGTACCGCTGTACGTGGTGCCTGTGCCGATGCTGAGTTGGCCAGCCGCGAGATAGATACTACCGCCGTATGCGTTTCCGCCGCCGCCGCCACCGCCACTGATGCCGGCCTGGCCACCGCTGCCGCCATCGCCGCCATTTCCACCATGGGCGCCATTGCCTCCATTGCCGGCCGCGCCGTCGTACTGTCCATGCAAGAACGTCGTTCCGCCGAAGCCACCATCGCCGCCCGAGCCGCCGCCACCGCCGCGGCCCCCGTTTCCGCCTTCACCACCGACGCCGCCTGGCGCGCCCGCGCCGGCCACACCGCCGATCACGGAGTTGTCTTGCATCAGTACGTTGTTCAGCGTGACGCTGCCGCCGGCGATGGCCAGCGCGCCACCTTGCGCATCACCGCCAAAGCCCCCCGCGCCGCCGTGGCCTCCCACGCCGCCGTCACCACCGACGCCGCCATTGGAGCCGTCTTCGCCATCGCCTCCATCGCCACCATCACCGCCGTCTGGTCCGGCGTTGTCTTCACCTCCGAAACCTCCGACGCCCCCTTCACCACCGGTGCCTCCACCGCCCCCTTCACCACCGCCGCCCCCTTCGCCTCCGCTCCCGCCGTCTCCGCCTGCTCCGGCATGCGCTGGGCTGCCGGACATCGACGCATTGGTAACGATCAGCGTACCGCCCGCGACGAACACGCTGGCGCCAGACGCGAGTCCACCATTCCCGCCGATCCCACCATCGCCGGCATCGCCGCCATCGCCCCCATCCGCACCGTCGGCCGAATGTCCTCCGTCTCCACCATCGCCGGCATCGCCATTGCCGCTTTCGGTATCGACGAAGCCTCCGGCATTGCCGCCGTGTCCTCCTGCACCGCCGTCTCCTCCGCCGCCCCCGGCGCCACCAGCGCCGCCAGCGCCCCCTTCACCTCCCTTGCCGGCCGCGCCTCCCCAAGCGAAATCAACGTCGATGGCACCACTCTGCATCGTGACCGTTCCGGCGGCAATGAAGAGACCTCCGCCGCGCGCTTTGCCACCATCGCCGCCGTCGCCACCGTCGCCGCCCTTGGCACCCTTTCCGCCTGGCGCGCCAGACGCGCCATCGCCGCCCGTGCCGCCGCTACCACCGGATCCGGCTTCGAAGAAATGAGGATTGCTCCCCATCAGGATGCCGGTCACGCCACCAAACCCGCCATTCCCTCCGCGCCCCCCCTGGCCGCCTCCTCCCCCGCCACCGCCGAAGCCGCCGTTAAGCATGCTCCCACCGGCGCCGTCGCCTCCTTTCCCACCAGGGCCGGCGAACGTGGAATTGAACATGACCGTCGAGCTTTGCAGGCTGAGTTGGCCCCCGGCGACGAAGATCCCGCCGCCACTGGCGTCGCCGCCCTTACCGCCCTCTCCGCCCTTGCCGGCCTGACGCAGGGCATCGGCGCCTGTGCCCCCTGCCGTTCCATCGTGACCGGGGCCGCCGTCGCCACCGTTCAGCGAATGCGTGTCCGAAAAATCTTCGCCGGGCGTTCCGGGCTCGCCTTGCGAACCGAATCCACCGCTGGCCGCCGCCGAGCCGAAAAACCCTCCGATGCCCCCCTCGCCACCGGTGCCGCCTTGGGTGTAGTTGTCATGGACATAGGAATTGTTCTTAAGCGTCAACGCGCCCGCAGCAAGATAGATCGCGCCGCCGGCGGCATTCTGGCCGTCTAGACCATTTCCACCATCAGGAAGACCAGCCGCGCCTGTAGCGCCTGCGGCGCCAATCGCGCGGTTGGAACCCATCGAGACCGCGCTGAGCGTGACCTGCCCGCCGTCGATGAGGATGCCGCCGCCGATGGCGTCGCTGCCGCCGAGGTGGCCTGCGTCGGTCGCCACGCCATTGTTGATGGCGAGTGATTTCATCATGACGGTCATCGTCGCGCCCACAGCGCTCTCGATTTCGAAGACGCGCGTGGCGCCGGCGCCGTCGATCGTCGTTTGCGCAGCGCCCGCGCCGGCGATCGTCAAGGTCTTGGCATGTGCGGTGGCGCTGGTGTTCTGAATCAACAACTCGCCCGTGCCGGCGCTAAGCGTGTAGGTGCCGGCCGCGAGGTTGATCGTGTTCGAAGCGTCGCCATTGCTATTGGCCAGGCCGATGTCGGCGATCAGGCTGCCGACGTTATTGGCGCTGAAGACCGCCAGCAGGCGGCGCCCTTCGAGCGGCTCGATATGCAGGGATCGCGAGCCGCTAGGAGACGATTGCTGCCGGGCGAAGCGGCGGTTTCGTTCGGGAAGCGACATCTTTGATGCACCCCAAATAGAGAAGGAATTCCCGAACGTACTTACCGCGTATCGCTTGTTTTGTGACACCCCGACTGTCTTAACATCGCCGCCCGACGGCAATTCCCCGGATGGTAAAGCGTGCATCTAGGTATTGCAAGGAATTCGCGAGCCCCCACGCGCAGGGGGAGCACTTGGCGCGCAATACCCCGACGGGCGCGAAATGGGGGCCCAAACGTCACCCCGTCGCTAAGCGATTTCGAAGCCTTCTACAGCTCGCGAATCCAGATATTGCGGAAGCGAACCGGATTGCCGTGATATTGAATCGACAGCGGCAGCTTCGGCGCGTGTGCGGTGTAGCTCGGCGGCGCGTCCCAGGCCGAGGCGCCCTCGATTTGGAAATGATTCAGAATCAGCACCCCGTTTTGCAGGGCGGTCACGTAGGCCGGCTTCACCAGCTTGCCCGAGTCGTCGAACTTCGGCGCTTCGAAGATGATGTCGTACATTTGCCACTCGCCCGGCTTGCGGCAGACATTCACCAGCGGCGGGGTCTGCTTGTAAATGGCCCCACACTGACCGTCGAAATAGGTCTTATTGTCATAGGAGTCGAGAATCTGGATTTCATACAGCCCCTGGATGTAGACACCGCTGTTGCCGCGTCCTTGTCCTGAACCGGTCACCACCGAAGGCTCGGCCCATTCGACGTGCAGTTGGCAATCGCCGAAGGCCTGCTTCGAGGTTATGCCGCCTCCCTTGGCCGTGGCAACACCGTCGGCGACTTCCCACTTGTCGCCTCCCTCCCAAGCCGACATGTCGTTGCCCGAGAACAGGACGATGGCGTCCGAAGGGCGTCCGCCGACAGGACCTGGATCGACAATCTTCGGCTCCTGCCACACTTTGCCGCTGATGTATTCCTTTGCCCCCCAGACAACCGTGGCCGACGACAGGAACAAAATTGCCAAAGCCGACGATCCGTACTTGAAGCCAGCGGTTGAGGTTCGGGAAAGCATAACCGTGATCCTTTGTATCGTGGGTCAGTGCGAGGCGGGGAAAGCGAGGTAAGAAGGCCCAATTCTGGGCTGCCCCGCAGGATGGCGTCAAGCGCCCGAACGATTGCGCCCCCGGGCTCTGCCGCGTACGCGCCGACTCGCAGCGCAAACAAAGTGGAGCGGCGAGCCCGCAGGCTCACCGCTCCTCATTTTTGACGCGCGGCTGCTTTTTCAGCCCGCCCCTCCTTGGGGGCGTGTCACTACTTGGGGGCTTCTTCGGTCTTGGGCGCTTCGGCGGCCGGCGTTTCGGCGGGGGCGGCAGCGGCGGGCTCAGCGGTCTTCGCTGGCTCCTTCTTCTTGGCCGGTTCGCAGCCGACCACAGCGGTACCCAATGCGACGACCAACATCGCGAATAAGCCGAACTTTTTCATGATTACACCTTTCTTCGGGGGCCTTTAAATCTTTTCAGAACGGCGAAAAAAATGCTTTCGCGACATAGCGCGGGGCCCACAGGACGCGCTCGCGAACAATAGTTTTTCCCGCTTCTCTTTTGTTTGATGCGCGACGGTGGGCGTTTATTCCCGCTCCGCTACAATAAGGAAGGATTTCTGCGCCGGCGCGGCTTCGTGCGAGCGGTCCATGATTTGCCGGATAAATGCCGGTCCTTGCTCGGTGGGTGGCCGCGCCGCTGATGTAGCTCGACGAAGCTCTGCGAAATCGTCGACGCGCGGGAATAAACAGGGATCGTACGGGCTCTGTACGAGGGGTGAGTCATGGCGGATGGCCCAGTGGTACCGCAAATCGCGAGGCTGGTCGTGGATCACCATGCCGATGTGTACCGATACGCGTACCGGCTGGCCGGATCGGTCGCCGATGCTGAAGATTTGACGCAGCAGACCTTCCTGGCCGCGCAAATCAAGCTCGCTCAATTGCGATCGGGCGATACGGCGCGAGCCTGGTTGTTCACCATCCTGCGCAATTGCTACCTGAAATCGCGGCGGCGGCGCGTGCCGCTCTCCGCCGCCAGCGTGGCGCTGGATGTGAACGAGATTCCAGCCGATGGTGCAGCCGACGGAACCATCGATCGCGAACGGTTGCAAGCCGCGCTCAATGGGTTGGCGGACGAATACAAGCTGGTGCTGTTGATGTTCTATTTCGAGGAATGCTCGTATCGCGAGATCGCCGAACGATTGGGCGTGCCGATCGGCACGGTGATGAGCCGATTGTCGCGCGCCAAGGGGCAACTGCGCGGCCGACTGTTCGAGTTGGAGTTGCAGACCGCCGGCCATCGTGCCGAGGCCACGGCTCAAGGTGCCTTCCTTCGCGATTCCCGATGACCCCCAGCGTACCGATGGCGAGCGAGCACACACATGGATGACAAGCGGTCCCCGGACGAACTTTCGGAGCTGATCGACGCGGTGCGTCCGGCCAGCGACGATCTGGCGCAGCCTGACTTCGCACGGCTCGCCGAGCGCAGCCGGCGCGATGCGCAAACGCGCGCCATTTTGCAGCGCAGCCAGCGTCTGGATCTGGCCATCGGCGATGCCCTGCAGGACTTGCCCGTGCCGTCCGGTGCCGTGGAGCGGTTGTTAACGACGCTGGCCTCGGCCGCCTCGGCGTCGAGTTCCGCAGTGCCGTCGCCGCCCCCTCCGGCAACGGACGCGCGTGCGCGGAAGGTCGTAACGTCGACCTCGGCCGGAAACGATCGGCCCGACTTCTCGAGTTGTGAAGCCGCCGTGAAACTACAGCGCGGCGCGCACGATACACCCGGCAGTGCCCACACGCCATCGGCGGAGGACGCGTCCCCCTCGCGCCGCTCGCGATTCCTGACCGGCGCCCTGGCCACGACAGCCGTGGTTGCGCTGGTGGGCTTGTGGGCCCTTCAACCGGCTGCGAGCCAGTTCGGACCCCATGAAGTATTGAACTTCCTGCATTCGGACTGGCTGTTCAACGTCGATGAAGAGACGCTTGTGCAAACGCCCATCGACGAGCGTCAGCCCCCTTCGCGCTACCCCATGGCGCACGCCGTGAGCGCGCCGGCCAAGGCGTGGCGGCGCATTTCCGACTTTCTGGGGCGCGGCGGCGTCGCCTATCAGTTGCGCAGCCCCGCAGCCCGCGCTACGCTGTACGTCGTGGACGTCGAAGGCGCGCAAGACGCCCCCAAGGTCGTCGATCTGCCGGCCGAGCCAAACGTCGAGCCACTCAATGAAACGGCGGGTAAAGCGATGTCGGTATGGCGCGAGGGAAAGCTGATGTACGTGCTCGTCGTGTGGGGCGGCGCGAACGAATATAAATCGTTCGTCACGCGCGGCGGCCAGCTCGCCCGCGCCAGCAATGCCAGCACCGGTTCGCCCTTCTCGGGCTAGCGCGCCGTCGCATGCCTGGAGCTGCGGTTCGAGTTCGTCGGGGCAACGACGCAGCGGGCAGACAACCGATGCGACGCGCAAGCACCGCCGATTCGAGCTAAACCCACGAGCCGCCGCCGGCCGAACAGATTCTAGAGGGGGTGTCGATCGGCTTCCTCCGGGGCGCGCAAAAATCGCGCGGTGGCTGCCCTTCCGGCCCAGGACGTCGATCGACGAAGAACACTTGCGGCGTTGCGCTGAAGTTGATCAGCGCCGACGCTGCGCGACTTCCGATGCGCGGGGCAACGCGCATCCTAGTTTGCAAAACAACCCATCCTGGCGAAAAGCGCAGGGACATCCTTGTCGGCTCGCCAGCGAGGAGCGATTGGAATGCGAATCCCATTGATTGCGTCCTTGGGCCTGGCCTTGCTTGCGCCCGCACTGGGCGAAGCACAAAACGCCGATGTCCGGCCGACGCCGGCGCCGACGCCGGCGAAAGTTACCACGGCCGATCACGAGTTCTCCTTCGGTCAGATGACGCCGACGCCCGAAATGTGGCTCTACCAGCAAGCCCTTCGGCGCTACAGCGACCCGCGCGCCGCCGTCCGCCGCCGCGCGGAATTCGAAGCCGATCAACGCCAAGCGCGCCTGGCCGCGCAGCGCTGGTTCGGTTATTCCATCGCGCGACCGACGGTCAGTCCGACTCCGATTAGCGGCACCTATTCGCCGATGTGGACTTCCAACTCGCCGTTCTCCACGGACTGGTGCGGCGTGAACCCCGTGACGATCGTCGCGCCGGTCACGCCCGTGCGGTCGAGCACGGGCTACGGGCTGTGGTAATCGCGATCGGCCGCGCCATCGACGGCGGAACATGCGGCGAGGCGCGTCACCATTAGCGCGCTGTTACTGGCCCTGCGCGTTGCAGACGGGTCCGTTTTCACCGGCGGCCGGTGAACGCTCGGGGAGCGGCGCGCCGTCCTCTTCCTCGATCGACGTGTTTTCCTGCCGCAGATGCTCCAGTTCCGGATCGGGCCCGCGGTAATTCTGGTCCAGGAAATACGCGTACATCACGGCCATGGAATCCTGGTCTTGCCCGGTGGTGTTGTTGTACACGCTCACCAGCTCGTACTCGTGATCCTTGTAGACCGGTACCCCCTCGGCGCTCGAAAAATACTCGACCTCCGCCAGGCCGATGGCCCCTTCCAGGTTGCGGATGCGGCTTTTGAAGATCGACTTGTCAGCCGTCACGTCGCGCAGCTCGAGCGACTCGGCAAACGGATGCATGTGTACGGCCAGGAAGTGCAGCGTGGTATCGAAGGGGAGGGCCATCATCGTCGTAACGCGGGTGTGATTCTCTTCGCGCCCCGGCTTGATGATCCAATGCGTCGAAAACCGCTGCCCTAGCGTATCGTTGAACTCATAGCCTTCGATGGCCGTCTGGCCGGGCACGCAGCAGGAAACACACGGGCCATACGACACATGCCCGTCGTGCGAAGCGTGGCCTGGCCCGGCCTCGTGCTCATGCGTCTGATGCTGCGCGTGGCCTCGGCCTGGCGCATGGTGCTCGGTTTTATCGCCGGCGGCCTCGTCCAACAGTTGGTCCGGGATGCGCCCCTCGTCTTCCAGCGACACCATACCCATCAGGGCCCGCTCGTAGAGTGGCTTCATCGGTCGAGCCGCTGCGCTGTCGCGGACGAAGTTGACGTCAACCTTGTGACGAACATCGAACGTCCGGTCGCGGACGTTCAGATTCAATGCTTGCGTGGAGAGGTCAAGGATCTCGTTCGACAGCACCGGAATGCCGAAGCCCGGCGGAAATTGAATCTGCAGCTCGCCTTGCGAGAGGGTGAACAAACGGCCGTCGAGCGGCGTCTCGGAGCGGAACAGGTCGTTGTGCCAGTCGGGGTCGAAATCGAGATTCGTGTGACACATGAATTGCTCAGGCATGTGCGTCGCGCCGTCGGCGCCGACCATTTCCACCTGGCAACCCGTGATCCACAGCAATTCGGGCTTGTCGACTTCGAGCAAGCGCAGCTCGCGATTGCTCCACGGTCCGGTCATCGACTTGTAGATCCGATCGATCGTGTAAACGGGCGAGATGGCCTGCAAATGGTCGCTCGCGCGCGTGACTTTTCCCGCGGCGGGCAACGTCTCATCGGCCTCTGCGGTGGCGGCGGTCGCCGGAGCGCGCGAACAGCCGACAAGCGCAAGCAGGCCACAGCAAGCCACGATCAGCAAATCGCTACGAACTTGAATCATTTCTCAGTCACTCCGCAGCCCAAAGCGAACCTGTCACGGTCTATTGTACTCCGACCTTGTGGGAACCAGACGCGTGCAGCTCCAGGTCGCCTGGGCGGACTTTGCCGGCCGACAATTTCGCGGCCGAGGTTAAGCCGCACGCGTCGGACAACCGATGTAATCGTACGTCCAACCTGTTACGGGGCGGACCATGAGGCTGGAGCCAGACGGCCCGGCAACCGGCTGCAACCCGGTCTAAGTGGGTTCGACTCCCACCGGCCTCTTAGAGAAACATCATGGCGAAAGGTCAGGCCGGACACAGGATGATCATCACGAAGCCGAGCTGCGAGCGGCTTCGCATTCGCCAGGCCCCCATGCTAAATTCTGGGGCATGACTCGCCCCTTGAACTTTGGCATTCTTGGCTGTGCCCGGATCGTGCGACGGGCCATTGCCGCGGCCTTGGCCGCCACTCCGGCGGCGCAACTATCGGCCATCGCCAGCCGCGACCAACAGACGGCGCGAGCCTGGGCTGACGAATATCGCATCCCCACGGTACACGATTCGTACGAGGCCCTGATCGCGGATCCGACGATCGACGCGGTTTATATTCCGCTCCCCAACGAGTTGCACAAGCCGTGGGTCCTGGCCGCCGCGGCCGCCGGCAAGCACGTGCTGTGCGAGAAGCCGCTGGCACTCAACGCCGCCGAAGCGCAGGAAATGGTCGACGCCTGCCGCCGGCACCGCGTGATCTTGTTCGAGGCGTTCATGTGGCGCCACCAGGCACGCGTCGCTCACGCCCGCAAGATGCTCGCCGGTGGCCAACTGGGCGAGCTGCGGCTGGTGAAAATGGATTTTTCGTTCGACATCGACCGCACGGACTGGCGCCTCGATCCGCGCCGCGGAGGCGGCGCGATTTACGACCTGGGCTGCTACGGTATCAATGCCGCCCGGCTGTTCACCGGCGCCGAGCCGGTCGAGGTACAAGCCCGGGCGCATAAGTATCAAACCGGTGTCGACATGACGATGTCGATGCTGCTCAGATTCCCGCGCGACGTGGTGGCGCTGTTGGATTGCAGCTTCGAATGCCCCTATCGCAACCGGATCGAGATCGTGGGCACGGCCGGCGCGATCGAGTTGCCGGAAGGCGTCCTGCCATCGCCGGAAACCGAGCTCGTCTTGCGACATGGCGAGACGGTCGACACGATCCGCTTCCCGAAGCATGATCAGTATGTCGGTGAGATCGAATGCTTTTGCGCAAGCGTAGCCGCCGGCCGCCTGCTCGACCCGGCCGAAGACGGCCTGGCGAACGTGCAAGTGATCGATGCCGTGCGGCGCGCCGCGGGTTGATAAGCAACGGGCCGTCATGTTTCGTAACTCGGTTCGCTCGGGTGCCGCGGGTGGCTAGCCCGCCGGTGCCGGACCTGGATTACCGGCCTCGCGCAAGGTCAATGCACAGCACTGGATCGGGATTCGGCCACAGATTCGGCCACAGATTCGGCCGCAATGACATGTCCGACGCACTGCAAGTCGTGACCACGACCGAGACCAAGGCGGACGCCGAGCGGATCGCGGCGGCGCTCGTCGAGCGGCGGCTGGCCGCTTGCGTGCAAATCGTCGGTCCGATCACCAGCACGTTTCGCTGGGAGGGTAAGATTCAGACGAGCGAAGAATGGCTGTGCATCGTCAAGACGCGGCGCCCGCTGTACGTACTGGTCGAGGAGGCCATTCGCGAGTTGCACCCCTACCAGGTCCCCGAAATCCTGGCCACGGCCGTCGTCGCGGGAAGCCAGACGTATCTCGATTGGCTGCGCGGTGAATTGTTGACGCCGGGAACCGATCACGAGTGACGAGAGTTACGGGCAGGACGGCCACCGCCGATGTACACTTTTCAGATCACGTTGCACGCTCGGCCGAGCGAAGCAGAACCCGGCGGCATGCTCGAAGTGGGCGGCCGGCAAGTTGCAACGCTCGCGGTCCCGCCCGCCGCGGTGGCCACGTGCTTTCGGATCAGCTTCGAGGAAGCCGAGGCGGCGCTTGCCCAATTGCCACGCATGTTCATCGAGCCGGATGGCTCGTTCGTGTGGGTGGCCGCCGAAGCCGAAGCGACATGGCAAGTGGACGGCGTTCTGTACGATCGCGACGAACGGCTGCTGTTTGTCGATCTGAAGGGCTCCTGCACGGCCACGGCTTTCGATCGATTGCTGACCGCGTTTGGCTGGCCCGAGACGGCCGTAATGATGCAGCTCACGCGCGCCGCGGTATTTCTCGACGAACCGACCTTCCGGCAATTCGCCAACCGCTGATCGCAACCGCGCGCCCACCCTCGAGCCCGCCCTACCACAGCGTCAGCGAATTCTCGAACAGCTCGGCCAGGTCATCTTCGCCGGCGGGACGCGGAGAAAGCTTGGTCACGCGATGCTGCACGAGCGCTCCCTTGGCCAGTGCCGGCACGTCGGCCACGGTGAAGCCGATCGCCGCCAGGCCGTTGGGCAGGTTCAAGTCGCGTATCAGCTCGACCAGCCGCCCGGCCAGAATCTCGCCAGCATCCGCGAGCGCCGCCCCCGAAACGCGGGCGCCCAGCACTTCCGCCGCGCGCAAATGGCGCTCGGGCAACGCCGGACCCGTGAAACGGAATACGGCGGGCGCCGTAAGGATCACGGAAATCCCATGCGGTACGAGTGCATGATCCTCGGGATACCCGGGCGGAAAATAACCTCGCACCATGCCGCTTACCGGGTAGGACATGCCGTGGCACAAGTGTACGCCGGCGTTGCCAAATCCCATGCCCGCGTAACTGCTGGCCAGCAACATGTTCCAGCGTGCCTCGTCATCGTCCGGATCGCGGCAGGCGCGCGGCAGGTAGCGTGCCGTCAATTCGAGTGCTTTGAGCGACCAGATATCGCTCACAGGATTTGCCCCTTGATACGCCGGGCGCAAATTCGGACGAGGGGGACGCGGCCGACTGTCGAAGGGAATGGCCGTGTAACTCTCCAGCGCGTGGCACAGCACGTCGAGCCCGCACGACGCGGCGACCAGCGGCGGCTGCGTGCGCGTATTGTCGGGATCGACGATGCCCAGCGTCGGCTTCAAGCGCCGATGCGCGATCCCGGTTTTGGCGTGCGTGGCCAGCAGATCGAAAATCGCGACGCCCGTCGTTTCACTGCCGGTTCCGGCCGTGGTCGGCACCGCGATCAGCGGCTTAAGCGGCCCAGGCACCGGCCGGGCCTTCCCGATCGGCGCGTTGACATACGTGAGCAGATCGGCCGGATACGTGGCGTACAGATTCGCGGCTTTGGCCGTATCGATGGTCGATCCGCCGCCCACGGCGACAAAGGCATCGAAGTCGCCCGCCGCAGCGATCGCGATGGCCTCTTGAAACGATTCGTCGGTGGGCTCGACGCGGACGCGATCATAAAGCTCGAACTGGATCCGCTCGCGCTCGAGCGACTCACAGACCTTGGTCACCGGCGCCAGCCGCGCCAGCCGGGCATCGGTCACCAGCAACACACGGCGGGCCTGCATGTCGGCCAGGTCCATGCCTACCTCGGACGTGGCCCCCGCGCCGAAGCGCAGATGGCTCGTGGCCATCTCGAATACGACGTCATGATCGTGGAAAGTGTCGGCCAAGCGTTGCGGACTCCCCAACTGGCGAGACTAGTTCGTGGACCGCTGCCCTGAAGCAGAGAAAGTGTACAACACGCGGGGGTGCCATGCTCACGCCTGCGTAAGCATGCCGACCAAAAGTCGCTTGATCAACGTGTCCACGGCGAGCGTGGACATGCCACCCGCCGGGTAACGGGCCACTAATCGCCGCTGACGCCGAAGTGCTCGAGCTTCTTGCGCAGCGTGGCGCGGTGCAGGCCCAGGCTGCGCGCCGCCGACATGCGCTGCCCGTGATGCGTGCGCAAGGCCACTTCCAAGAGCGGCGGTTCGACCAGCTCGAGCAGCCGATCGTACAGATCCTCGACACCTTGCGCGTCGCGATACTGATGTTCGGCCCAGCGGCGAATCAAGGTCGCGATCGTGGCCGCGTCGCTTTGCGGGTTTGAAAGCGTGACGGGCGCCGGAAAATGTTCGGGACCGATCAGCCCGCCCCGCGCCACGATAACCGCGTGTTCGACGGCATTCCGCAGTTCGCGGACGTTGCCCGGCCATGAGCGCCGGCAGAGCTCTTCGAGCGCCGTGGCGCTGAACCGCACGTTTTTGTCGTGCGGCTGACTGGTCGCCAGAAAATGCTCGGCCAAGAGCGGAATGTCCTCGGCCCGCTCGCGCAATGACGGCAATGCGATCTCGAACACTGCCAGGCGAAAGTAAAGGTCTTCGCGGAAGTTGCCGCGGGCG is part of the Pirellulales bacterium genome and harbors:
- the cutA gene encoding divalent-cation tolerance protein CutA encodes the protein MSDALQVVTTTETKADAERIAAALVERRLAACVQIVGPITSTFRWEGKIQTSEEWLCIVKTRRPLYVLVEEAIRELHPYQVPEILATAVVAGSQTYLDWLRGELLTPGTDHE
- a CDS encoding hydroxyacid-oxoacid transhydrogenase, whose product is MADTFHDHDVVFEMATSHLRFGAGATSEVGMDLADMQARRVLLVTDARLARLAPVTKVCESLERERIQFELYDRVRVEPTDESFQEAIAIAAAGDFDAFVAVGGGSTIDTAKAANLYATYPADLLTYVNAPIGKARPVPGPLKPLIAVPTTAGTGSETTGVAIFDLLATHAKTGIAHRRLKPTLGIVDPDNTRTQPPLVAASCGLDVLCHALESYTAIPFDSRPRPPRPNLRPAYQGANPVSDIWSLKALELTARYLPRACRDPDDDEARWNMLLASSYAGMGFGNAGVHLCHGMSYPVSGMVRGYFPPGYPEDHALVPHGISVILTAPAVFRFTGPALPERHLRAAEVLGARVSGAALADAGEILAGRLVELIRDLNLPNGLAAIGFTVADVPALAKGALVQHRVTKLSPRPAGEDDLAELFENSLTLW